In the genome of Caldalkalibacillus thermarum, the window TGGCAATTCCCTGCCCTTGATAGATACTTTCTGGCCTTCCACCTTCAAAACGGACAGACATAAGATCACGATTCCCCTGCCGTGCTACAGGTCTGGCCTGTCCATTGGACAGATTGACCGCCCGCAGAACCCCACGGGTATTACCGAACAGCACAATCCGCTGGTTGCCCTGCACGATGATGACCGGAGCCGAGGATATTTCTCCCTGATAGTTGCCCGTTGAAAGAGGCTCCCCTGCCGATGTTCTCGCCCAGCGCACCTGACCGTTAGTCACGTTAAAGGCGGCAATCATGCCCCGGTTACGCCCTCCTTGATAGCGATACGGAATAACCAGTGTATCCCCATACAGTGCAGGAGAGTTATTTACCATTGTGGTGGCCGAACTGGAATGACGGTAACGGGTGTTTTTCCACACCTGCCGTCCCGTGGAGGCATTGACCGCATACACCGCACCGCTTTTGTCGGCAAAATAAATACGATCCCTTCTTTCGTCATAAACGATACTGGCCGCCACGCCGTTGTCCGTACGGAAAGGACGGCTCCACACAAATTCAAAACCGGGAGCCCGTCCCCGCCCCCGGTCAATGACCCGGATGGCATCGACAAACCCCGGTCTGTTCTGACCCCGATAGTTAATCGGCACAAAAATGATCGGCCCCCGGCTGGTCTGTTTGACCGCCACCGTACCGGTGATTTCAGCCGGAGAGTCGCCGTAGTTTATAAAATCCCGTTGATCATGTTTTGCCAAAAAAAGCCTTGCCCTTTCTCCCGTGGAATAGACCAAAAGGTCTTCTCCCAATACGGTAGGAGCCGCCACCACACGTGCGCCAGCACTAAACCATCGTTCAATTCTCATCGTAGAAGGATTAATCCTTGCCACCCTGTTGTCCCCCGTCCCCACATAAATCCTGTTCCTTATAGGATCATACGTGGGATGACTGGCCACATGGGGATTGTCACTGATTCTCACCCGCTGAACCTGTTCATTGTTGATTCCCCGCTGTCTCAAAAAGGAACTGACCGTAAGGGGCTGGTCATAAAAGTTGAGATTGAGCGGAATTTTGTACAAAAAACCACCGGCCACATGGTAAATGTACGTACCATCCGTAACCGGTGATGAGATGGACCAGCCGATGTTTTCCACTTCCCACTTTTTGTACAACGGGGGCATAGCCTTTTGGTCCACCGCTGTCCGCTGACGGGTGTCGTCCCGGCCAAAAGCGGGCCAGTTGGACGCTTCCACCGCCAACGGTTGCAAAAAAACAAGCAAAGCCAGAACAAACAGACTGATCCGTTTCAAAACTGCTCCCCTCCCAAAAGAAAAAGACCCTCATGGGTCTTGTAATGATTATGGTCTAAGTCTGTCGCTTGCATCATATCCCGGCCCATCATTGTATTCCTCCACAGGAGGCAAGTCATCCTGCCAGCCGTCATTATTTGAACCACCATTGTTACCGGAAGAGCCACCGCCACCGGATGAACCGCCAGATGAGCCGCTACCGGATGAACCACCAGAAGAACCACTTCCAGAACCACCGCTACCGGATGAACCACCAGAAGAACCGCTTCCAGAACCACTGCTACCGGATGAACCACCAGATGAGCCACTTCTCGATGAACCACCGCTACCGGAGGAACTGCCGGAACCCGGTTTTACAATATGCGATTCTCGTGTTCCACTGGAAGAACTGCCGGAAGAACCGGATGAACCGCTTTTCTTCTCACCGCCGGACGATCCACCGGATGAACTGCTACCAGACGATGAACCGGATGAACTGCTTGAAGATGAACCACCGGAAGAACCGGACGAACTACTGCTACCGGAGGAACTGCTACCGGATGAACTGCTTTTCTTCTCACCGCCGGAGGAACCGCCGGATGAACTTCCAGACGATCCACCCGAAGAAGAAGTGTTGTTCTTGGCTACTGGTGCATCCTGCTTGGGTTTACTGTCTTCTCGTTTCTCTTCCTTCACTTCCCGCTTATTCTTCTCTTCCTTCGTTTCTTCCTGTTCCTCTTCTTCTGCCGCTTCTTCCTCCACCTCACGCACAGGCACAATGTCCTCCACCCATGCGATGGATTCCTCTTCCTCTTCCAGCCCCCACAACTCACGTTCAGGCTCAGGCTGATTGAACGCATAAACAATGGTTCCTACTGCCAAAACAGAGACGGCACAAATCAAGGCCAACTGCCACTTGGGCATCTCACTTAAAATGTATTTGATTTTTTCCTTCAGTTTGCTCATACAAATTCCTCCTTATTTGATTATCTCAAATCAAAAAAATAGTACCGACCACTGTCTTCCAGAAACTCCATGCGATACTGCCGTTCGGTTTCCTTGTTTGTTACTATAACGATATTCGGATTGTTTTCAGAAATCTCAAACTCAAAATCAGACAAGCTGAAATCGGAAAAACGGGGAGCCAACTCTACCAAAATATAATCCGTTGGGTAAAGCAGGGCTGGAGAACGGTTGATTTTGTCAATCCGTTTACCATCAGCGTCTATTAATGCCTTAACAAACGTTTTTGCCGCTGAAATCTGATCCTTGTTATCTATGTTTCCTCCACATCCACTTAACACCAAAGCACTGATCAACAGAACTATTATCCAATGAATACGCATATCCAGTCCTCCTTTTGTTTTTGATGTGGTATACGCATACCACCTAGAAATACGGCCACCATAAAACCACCATCACGCCCATGCCCAGCGCAGGGGCATACGGAATAGGTTCTGTTCTCACTTCACGGTAAGACCGTTTCTTGACAAGCAGTTTGTATACCAGTACGCTGAGCGTAATGATAAAACCAAAGATACTGGCCACGACAAAGGATAACAGCACCACGCCAAATGAAGTCCATGCTCCTATCCCTGCCATCAGTTTCACGTCACCCATCCCCACCTGATTGAACCATGCGGGAATAAAAAACAGAAGTCCGCTTAAGAAACCGGCCACAACGGCTTGCCAAAGACCGGTCATGCCGCCGTCAATGGTTTTGAAAACAATCGCTGAAACGAAAAGGGGATAGGTGAGCCAGTTGGGAATGATCATCTTCTCCAGATCAGTGATCACGGCCACGATCACAGCCACCGATACAACCACCACAACCACTCCGGTAATGTCAACTCACCTCCCTCGAACAACAGCCACCAGCCCACCATCAGTAACACGAGGAAAACGATGATACCGAACATGAAACTTTTCAGCCATTGTGTGCCATCCATTCATTACCCATCCCCCAAACGGGTTTCATCCAGAAAGGTGGCTGAAGAACGAATGGGAATGTACGTGCCCCAAAAGTCGGGGTTACCCAAAAGGGAACCAATCATGGGGACAACCGTGGGCTGGCGGTAATTGACGGTGACCGTCACCGTACCGTCCCTGTTTCTGGTAATTAATATATCGGATTTAGGATCAAAAGTTTTCAGATTTTCATAATTATACATTAATCCACCTTCGATCACACGCCTTTCGGCAATCATGCGTATCGTTTCTTCTTCTGTGGTTACCGCTGCTACCCGTCCAGCTTCATGGCTGGCATGGCTGACGGTCACTTTGGCATTGATGGCTAATGCCAGAATGAGACCGACTACAATAAGAAAAAGAAAGACAGGTAGAATAAGAGCAAATTCGACAAAAGCCTGTCCTCTGTTGTTTTTTATATTTGGACACACCTGTCTGTTTCACCTCTTTTTTGGAAATTTAGAAAGGCCTCGCAAAAGGAGGCCGTGTTTTTACCACCCCTGATTCGGTTGACGAACTTTAATAGCGTTATTGATGTCACTAAACATGGCCATAATCCGATCGCCAAACAGAACCATGACCAAGACGATGACTAAGATGGCTCCACCAATTATCATGCCGTATTCCATCCAAGTCTGTCCTTCCTGTTTTCTGAGACGAAGATTCAGTGTGCCTAACATAACCAAGAAAACCATCAGTGATTTATAAATGCGTTCTACCATACAAAAAACCTCCTGTTTTGTTTTTTTGATCAATATACAAGCGACTGCCGGGCAACACGTTGCCCAAGGCTCCGACCGGCACTTCCAGCACCATTTTGGCTTCCCTGACTATGGGCGAAATCTTGCCCGGCGGGAAATCCAACAGTGCTTTCAGCACCTTGCCGGACTGATCCAGAAAATAGACATCCAGCGACTGGTGCATGAAAAAGGTGTGTATGCTCTTCGTTGGTAACAGCATCCCCCCTTTCCAGTCATAACGGAACAACAGTCCCCTCATCCTCAGCCACAACGTATCGGCCACCAGCACTTCACATCGGTAGAGTCCGTTCGTGATGGTGACTTTCTTTATTGGCCGCCTCACAACAGACCACTCTGCCCGAAAGAGGCCAGCACCGGTGCAAAGAGAATGGCCATCATCGGTACGAGGATGAAAAAGAAGATAGGGAACAGAATCTTAATCCCCATCTTCTGTATTTCACGATCAATTTCATGGCGGCGGTGTGTTCTTAAGGCAAAGGAAAACTGGCGCAAGGCATGAACAACATCCATGCCAGCCCCATAGCGGTTGGCCTGTGAAATAATGGTGATCAATCCATCCAGCATGGGATGGTTGATCCGTGTGCCCATTTTGTGCAACGCTTCGGTAAACCCTTCCCGTTGCCCCTGCTTGAGCATGGCTTCCATATCCTCACCCAAAGGCCCGCCCACCGCCTTGGCCGCCTTTTCCATGCCGCCATAAAGAGACGAGCCTGTCTCAAGCATCAAGGCCAGTACATCTGTAAAGGGCAACAGGTCTTCACCTATCTGCCTGCGTCTGGTTCGCCATTTGCGATGAATGATCATTTTGGGATACATGAAACCGTAAAAACTAAACAAAACGGCAATGATGACACCCACACTTCCAGCAATAAGGGCTGTGCCGCCAAACAACAGACCGATCAATCCCCCGGCCAACTGTCTGCTCACAAGCTGTTCCGCCGTGATTCTTTCCCCGGCCTGATCCAGCAGACGGTTCAGCTTCTCTTTCTGCTTATCGTTTCTGACCAGTGCCTGTGCCACGACTTCCAGCTTGCGGGCAAGATTGTCAAACAATGTTTTTGCTTCCTCAACCGGAACAAAGGCTCTGGAAGAAGTGTCAGCCAGAATGACGGCATCCAACACGTAACGCCTGTGGGAAACAATCATGTAGATACCGGTGACAATAAGAAAAACACTCAATCCTGTCAGTAGTCCTGTCAAAAAGAATCCCCCTCCTTTTGTCTTGAATTCGCACAGCCGGGACACTTCGCTATGTCTTTACTTCGTAAAGACAACCCGGCAGAACCGGGACGCTTCGCTATTAAACTCTGATCATGCGGCGAACGAAGAAAAACCCGAAAATCATGAGGACATAGCAGAAAAAGGTCATCAGTTGCACACCGACAAGGTCACTGCCCCCCAGTGTCGGATTGTCCGTAAAAAAGCTGAAAGCTTTCAGTACGGCCGGCACACCAATACCGATCCCCAACAGCAACAAGGCCGTCAGTTGACCCTGTGTCGTCTTGGCCACCATTTCCTCACGTAACAGTCTGCGGTTTCGTGTGTCTTCAGCAAACATTTCCGCCACCTGACTCAAGTCGGCCCCGTTTCTCTGCGCTTCCTCAAAAGAAGCGGAAAGCATTTTCAGGTCTTTCAGTTCTGGCAGTTCATCCGCCAGCTTGCGGAAAGCCTCCACCGGGGGTTGACCCAAATCCTTGACCGTGGCAAAAGCCTTTCTGAAATGAGGACGGATCAGTTCTCCTGTCTTGTCGGAAGCCAAATACTCCAGAAACTGATACATCCCCCCGCCGCCTCTTAAAACATTGACCCCCTGATACAAAGCTTCTTCCAGTTCCTTTTCCATTTTCCGCACTTTTTTCTCATAACGCTCCCGTGACAAGAGAAAGGGGATGACAGCACCAACACCTGCCATCATTGCTCCCCATACAACTCCGCCAACCAGATACCAGCCTCCTGCAAAAAAGAACACGGCATAACCAATGACAGCCAGTACCATCTTCACTCTTTCAGCCGGAATATTAAGCTCCAGCTTCTTTTTCTGACCCAGAATGACTTCCTCTACCCGCCTTTTTCTGTACGTTGTGAGTTCATATAACCCCAGCAACAGAAAAAGAACGGCCAATGCGGTGAATACAAAGATCAAACGGCTTCCTCTCCTTCCCATGACCAGATTGGCTCTTTAGGTTCTTCCTGTTTTCTGAGCAATGGAGATGACCAGTCCACCCCAAACTTGACGGTACGTTCCAACAATTCCTGACTAGGTTCACCCACTTTTTGCAACGAGCCATTCTTAAAAACAAACAGATTGTTGACCTGAACGACACCGTCTTTGACACCTGTAATTTCGGCGATCTGCACCAC includes:
- a CDS encoding outer membrane protein assembly factor BamB family protein; the protein is MKRISLFVLALLVFLQPLAVEASNWPAFGRDDTRQRTAVDQKAMPPLYKKWEVENIGWSISSPVTDGTYIYHVAGGFLYKIPLNLNFYDQPLTVSSFLRQRGINNEQVQRVRISDNPHVASHPTYDPIRNRIYVGTGDNRVARINPSTMRIERWFSAGARVVAAPTVLGEDLLVYSTGERARLFLAKHDQRDFINYGDSPAEITGTVAVKQTSRGPIIFVPINYRGQNRPGFVDAIRVIDRGRGRAPGFEFVWSRPFRTDNGVAASIVYDERRDRIYFADKSGAVYAVNASTGRQVWKNTRYRHSSSATTMVNNSPALYGDTLVIPYRYQGGRNRGMIAAFNVTNGQVRWARTSAGEPLSTGNYQGEISSAPVIIVQGNQRIVLFGNTRGVLRAVNLSNGQARPVARQGNRDLMSVRFEGGRPESIYQGQGIATEIMVANGHIVFGANDGATPNRSGNNGNLYAFSTEDFPFMMPLSLTGRVHAQETIPQGAPLPVYFGPWNIGTRDINQPFSVRLYVNNVMVREERYNRLRSGELIGQWITVPAQVATPSRGKKEIRLEVDVRNEVDEPVRSDNIIRRYYEVTPAIPINCPEGFNWEGDRCVKRWTEHRITDRQTRAIRVR
- a CDS encoding TadE/TadG family type IV pilus assembly protein, which encodes MCPNIKNNRGQAFVEFALILPVFLFLIVVGLILALAINAKVTVSHASHEAGRVAAVTTEEETIRMIAERRVIEGGLMYNYENLKTFDPKSDILITRNRDGTVTVTVNYRQPTVVPMIGSLLGNPDFWGTYIPIRSSATFLDETRLGDG
- a CDS encoding type II secretion system F family protein; amino-acid sequence: MIFVFTALAVLFLLLGLYELTTYRKRRVEEVILGQKKKLELNIPAERVKMVLAVIGYAVFFFAGGWYLVGGVVWGAMMAGVGAVIPFLLSRERYEKKVRKMEKELEEALYQGVNVLRGGGGMYQFLEYLASDKTGELIRPHFRKAFATVKDLGQPPVEAFRKLADELPELKDLKMLSASFEEAQRNGADLSQVAEMFAEDTRNRRLLREEMVAKTTQGQLTALLLLGIGIGVPAVLKAFSFFTDNPTLGGSDLVGVQLMTFFCYVLMIFGFFFVRRMIRV
- a CDS encoding DUF192 domain-containing protein, whose translation is MRRPIKKVTITNGLYRCEVLVADTLWLRMRGLLFRYDWKGGMLLPTKSIHTFFMHQSLDVYFLDQSGKVLKALLDFPPGKISPIVREAKMVLEVPVGALGNVLPGSRLYIDQKNKTGGFLYGRTHL
- a CDS encoding Flp family type IVb pilin; protein product: MVERIYKSLMVFLVMLGTLNLRLRKQEGQTWMEYGMIIGGAILVIVLVMVLFGDRIMAMFSDINNAIKVRQPNQGW
- a CDS encoding A24 family peptidase; protein product: MAVIVAVITDLEKMIIPNWLTYPLFVSAIVFKTIDGGMTGLWQAVVAGFLSGLLFFIPAWFNQVGMGDVKLMAGIGAWTSFGVVLLSFVVASIFGFIITLSVLVYKLLVKKRSYREVRTEPIPYAPALGMGVMVVLWWPYF
- a CDS encoding type II secretion system F family protein; protein product: MTGLLTGLSVFLIVTGIYMIVSHRRYVLDAVILADTSSRAFVPVEEAKTLFDNLARKLEVVAQALVRNDKQKEKLNRLLDQAGERITAEQLVSRQLAGGLIGLLFGGTALIAGSVGVIIAVLFSFYGFMYPKMIIHRKWRTRRRQIGEDLLPFTDVLALMLETGSSLYGGMEKAAKAVGGPLGEDMEAMLKQGQREGFTEALHKMGTRINHPMLDGLITIISQANRYGAGMDVVHALRQFSFALRTHRRHEIDREIQKMGIKILFPIFFFILVPMMAILFAPVLASFGQSGLL